One genomic region from Candidatus Nitrosopumilus koreensis AR1 encodes:
- a CDS encoding UbiX family flavin prenyltransferase encodes MKLIIGITGSTGVIYGIRMLETLKKLNIETHLIMSEWGEKCIPMETEFTSDYVKSLATNVSDEKNMASSISSGTHKVDGMIIAPCSMKTLAAIANGYDDTLVARAAGVTIKESRKLILMVRETPLSAIHLENMLKLSRLGIVILPPVTEFYTKPKSIDDIVNHGVGKCLDQFDIEHNLYPRWGTL; translated from the coding sequence TTGAAACTAATAATTGGAATTACTGGCAGTACCGGAGTAATCTATGGCATTCGAATGCTTGAGACTCTCAAGAAATTAAACATTGAAACTCATTTGATCATGTCTGAATGGGGAGAAAAATGCATTCCAATGGAAACTGAATTTACATCTGATTATGTAAAGTCACTTGCAACAAATGTCTCTGATGAAAAAAATATGGCCTCTAGTATTTCCAGTGGAACTCACAAAGTTGATGGGATGATTATTGCTCCATGTAGCATGAAAACATTGGCTGCAATTGCAAATGGATATGATGACACACTTGTCGCAAGAGCTGCAGGAGTTACAATAAAGGAATCTAGGAAACTGATTCTAATGGTACGTGAAACTCCATTGTCTGCAATTCATCTAGAAAACATGCTAAAACTCTCAAGATTGGGAATTGTTATTTTGCCTCCCGTAACTGAATTTTATACCAAGCCCAAATCCATTGATGATATTGTAAATCATGGTGTAGGAAAATGTCTGGACCAGTTTGACATAGAACACAATTTATACCCTCGATGGGGTACTCTCTAA
- a CDS encoding SRPBCC family protein: MPQFSFEKISTADRKKIYDIFSDYENYQKTSPMFFPSVRIRSVRDNVAVVEEHLNLGDDEFVIMAKHVTDEPVLHDVYVIGGDAKGSHIREQFLEVSQGTKILVDVDLKLKGKMKLGGLFSKNKYHQNYEEIVDNFIKIAEN; the protein is encoded by the coding sequence TTGCCACAGTTTTCCTTTGAAAAAATTAGCACTGCTGATAGAAAAAAAATCTATGACATATTTTCAGATTATGAAAACTATCAAAAAACATCTCCAATGTTTTTCCCTTCTGTTAGGATTCGCTCAGTCAGAGATAATGTTGCAGTAGTTGAAGAGCATTTGAATTTGGGTGATGATGAATTTGTGATTATGGCAAAGCATGTTACTGATGAGCCAGTATTGCATGATGTTTATGTTATTGGCGGTGATGCAAAGGGCTCTCACATTCGTGAACAGTTTTTAGAAGTTTCTCAAGGAACAAAAATCCTAGTTGATGTTGATTTGAAATTAAAAGGAAAAATGAAATTAGGAGGATTATTTTCTAAAAACAAGTATCATCAGAATTACGAAGAAATTGTAGATAATTTTATAAAAATTGCTGAAAACTAG
- a CDS encoding Sec-independent protein translocase subunit TatA/TatB: MFGMNLANFIAGQEWIFIIVIAVVLIFGAKKIPELAKTFGKAKGEFEKGKIEGEKELKDFKDKEAKSD; this comes from the coding sequence ATGTTTGGTATGAATTTAGCCAATTTCATTGCAGGTCAAGAATGGATATTCATCATTGTCATTGCAGTTGTACTGATCTTTGGTGCCAAAAAAATTCCAGAACTTGCAAAGACTTTTGGAAAAGCCAAAGGTGAGTTTGAGAAAGGCAAGATTGAAGGCGAAAAAGAGCTAAAAGACTTTAAAGACAAAGAAGCAAAATCAGACTAG
- the tatC gene encoding twin-arginine translocase subunit TatC, with protein MSELDGINQHFEELRKRILRIVLVIGIITAFILSFHAEPIQVGQTTLYYPTPEPLNNIAAQITNHMKINLVPEDVQLIQTAPGQAFFAQVYIAALVGIVVGMPVIIKEMVGFIKPALKENEINVSRSITIPALGLFITGCVFSYNLVIPYILEFLYRYGESAGLVTFLNVIEFVTFVLQFLLAFGFSFQLPLVMYAISASGMVDSDFWRKNIRYAIVAIVIFGAVITPDGSGVTMWFIAAPMIALYVAGMVLIERKERKKLNT; from the coding sequence ATGTCAGAGCTAGATGGTATCAATCAGCATTTTGAGGAATTAAGAAAGAGAATACTGCGGATTGTACTGGTAATTGGAATAATTACAGCATTTATCCTGTCATTTCATGCCGAACCAATACAGGTTGGTCAAACCACACTATACTATCCAACACCTGAACCGCTAAACAACATTGCAGCACAAATTACCAACCACATGAAAATAAATCTCGTTCCAGAAGATGTGCAGCTGATTCAGACAGCTCCTGGTCAAGCGTTCTTTGCACAAGTCTACATTGCAGCACTTGTCGGAATTGTAGTCGGCATGCCAGTCATAATCAAAGAGATGGTTGGATTTATCAAACCAGCTCTAAAAGAAAACGAGATTAATGTTAGCAGAAGCATTACAATTCCAGCTCTTGGGTTGTTTATCACAGGATGTGTTTTTTCATACAATTTAGTAATCCCGTACATCTTAGAATTCTTGTACAGATACGGTGAATCTGCAGGACTAGTAACATTTCTTAATGTAATTGAATTTGTCACGTTTGTATTACAATTTTTGTTGGCATTTGGATTTTCATTTCAGCTTCCTCTAGTTATGTATGCCATTTCTGCATCGGGAATGGTTGATTCTGATTTTTGGCGCAAAAATATCAGATACGCAATTGTAGCAATTGTGATCTTCGGGGCAGTCATCACTCCGGACGGAAGCGGTGTCACCATGTGGTTTATTGCAGCACCCATGATAGCATTGTATGTTGCAGGCATGGTACTAATCGAGCGTAAAGAACGCAAAAAGTTGAACACTTAA
- the purS gene encoding phosphoribosylformylglycinamidine synthase subunit PurS, with amino-acid sequence MSTFDVHVTIENKPGINDPEGDTILNDLVLKGTHKTVSKIKTAKMLKFTIKEKDKKTAQSKVQEICDDLRIYNPMVSKVTIDVFDS; translated from the coding sequence TTGAGCACATTTGATGTCCATGTAACTATTGAAAACAAGCCTGGAATCAATGATCCTGAAGGTGACACAATCCTAAATGATTTGGTGCTAAAAGGAACTCACAAAACTGTATCTAAAATCAAAACTGCAAAGATGCTAAAATTCACAATCAAAGAAAAAGACAAAAAAACTGCTCAATCAAAAGTGCAGGAAATTTGCGATGACTTGCGCATTTACAATCCAATGGTAAGCAAAGTCACAATTGATGTTTTTGATTCCTAA